A single region of the Raphanus sativus cultivar WK10039 chromosome 1, ASM80110v3, whole genome shotgun sequence genome encodes:
- the LOC108858186 gene encoding GDSL esterase/lipase At2g30310-like gives MATSKTIGAIIFLITLVASSIAAKNAKTKPLAPAILIFGDSSVDTGNNNYLADANFKANHIPYGVDLPGKAASGRFSNGKLYCDIVASKLHIKELVPPFLQPNLSDTEIITGVNFASAGSGFDDQTVILTNAIPVSHQPTMLKSYITRLKGIVGEKKAMEIINGAIVMVSAGTNDFILNYYDLRTRIEDYPKVSDYQNFVLENLEKFVKELYSLGCRKMSVGGLSPIGCLPIQISAKQSIGMSRRCIKSENKDAVLYNRKLQKLLPAIEASLPGSKILYANVYDPMMDMIKHPARYGFKETKTGCCGSGGGLSDTCDSQAKLCSNHSEYMFFDSIHPSLATYTHLAGSAYSTLSKLLDA, from the exons ATGGCTACCTCCAAAACCATAGGGGCCATTATATTCCTAATAACTCTAGTTGCGTCTAGCATCGCGGCTAAAAATGCCAAAACCAAACCGCTCGCCCCGGCCATCTTAATCTTCGGAGACTCATCCGTTGACACGGGAAACAACAACTACCTCGCCGATGCCAACTTCAAGGCTAATCATATCCCTTACGGAGTCGACCTCCCAGGGAAAGCAGCAAGTGGGAGATTCTCAAATGGAAAGCTCTATTGCGACATTGTGGCCTCAAAGCTTCACATCAAAGAGTTAGTACCTCCTTTTCTGCAACCTAACCTCTCTGACACAGAGATCATCACCGGGGTTAACTTTGCATCCGCTGGTTCTGGCTTTGACGACCAAACTGTGATCTTGACCAACGCCATCCCCGTTTCACATCAACCTACGATGCTCAAGAGTTACATTACTCGTCTCAAAGGTATTGTAGGAGAGAAGAAAGCGATGGAGATCATCAATGGTGCGATCGTGATGGTTAGCGCGGGTACTAACGATTTCATCTTGAACTATTATGATTTGCGCACAAGGATTGAAGACTATCCTAAAGTATCTGATTACCAGAATTTTGTGCTTGAGAACCTAGAAAAATTCGTCAAG GAGCTTTACAGTTTAGGGTGCCGAAAAATGTCGGTGGGTGGGTTGTCGCCTATTGGCTGTTTGCCGATCCAAATAAGCGCAAAACAAAGCATAGGCATGTCCAGAAGATGCATAAAAAGCGAGAACAAAGATGCAGTCTTGTACAATAGAAAACTTCAAAAGCTATTGCCTGCTATCGAAGCTTCTCTTCCAGGAAGCAAGATCTTATACGCAAATGTTTATGATCCCATGATGGACATGATCAAGCACCCTGCGAGATACG GGTTTAAGGAAACCAAGACAGGGTGTTGCGGATCAGGAGGGGGTTTAAGTGACACGTGCGATTCCCAAGCTAAGTTGTGTTCCAATCACTCGGAGTATATGTTCTTTGACTCCATTCACCCTTCCCTGGCTACCTACACTCACCTCGCTGGTTCTGCTTACTCTACCTTATCGAAGCTTCTTGATGCCTAA
- the LOC130509591 gene encoding GDSL esterase/lipase At2g30310-like, whose product MATSKTIAVILFLITLVSSSNAAKNAKTKPLAPAILIFGDSSVDTGNNNYLADANFKANHIPYGVDLPGKAASGRFSNGKLYCDIVASKLHIKELVPPFLQPNLSDTEIITGVNFASAGSGFDDQTVILTNAIPVSHQPTMLKSYITRLKGIVGEKKAMEIINGAIVMVSAGTNDFILNYYDLRTRIEDYPKVSDYQNFVLENLEKFVKELYSLGCRKMSVGGLSPIGCLPIQISAKQSIGMSKRCIKSENKDAVLYNRKLQKLLPAIEASLPGSKILYANVYDPMMDMIKHPARYGFKETKTGCCGSGGGLSDTCDSQAKLCSNHSEYMFFDSIHPSLATYTHLAGSAYSTLSKLLDA is encoded by the exons ATGGCTACCTCCAAAACCATAGCGGTCATTCTATTCCTAATAACTCTAGTTTCGTCTAGCAACGCGGCTAAAAATGCCAAAACCAAACCGCTCGCCCCGGCCATCTTAATCTTCGGAGACTCATCCGTTGACACGGGAAACAACAACTACCTCGCCGATGCCAACTTCAAGGCTAATCATATCCCTTACGGAGTCGACCTCCCAGGGAAAGCAGCAAGTGGGAGATTCTCAAATGGAAAGCTCTATTGCGACATTGTGGCCTCAAAGCTTCACATCAAAGAGTTAGTACCTCCTTTTCTGCAACCTAACCTCTCTGACACAGAGATCATCACCGGGGTTAACTTTGCATCCGCTGGTTCTGGCTTTGACGACCAAACTGTGATCTTGACCAACGCCATCCCCGTTTCACATCAACCTACGATGCTCAAGAGTTACATTACTCGTCTCAAAGGTATTGTAGGAGAGAAGAAAGCGATGGAGATCATCAATGGTGCGATCGTGATGGTTAGCGCGGGTACTAACGATTTCATCTTGAACTATTATGATTTGCGCACAAGGATTGAAGACTATCCTAAAGTATCTGATTACCAGAATTTTGTGCTTGAGAACCTAGAAAAATTCGTCAAG GAGCTTTACAGTTTAGGGTGCCGAAAAATGTCGGTGGGTGGGTTGTCGCCTATTGGCTGTTTGCCGATCCAAATAAGCGCAAAACAAAGCATAGGCATGTCCAAAAGATGCATAAAAAGCGAGAACAAAGATGCAGTCTTGTACAATAGAAAACTTCAAAAGCTATTGCCTGCTATCGAAGCTTCTCTTCCAGGAAGCAAGATCTTATACGCAAATGTTTATGATCCCATGATGGACATGATCAAGCACCCTGCGAGATACG GGTTTAAGGAAACCAAGACAGGGTGTTGCGGATCAGGAGGGGGTTTAAGTGACACGTGCGATTCCCAAGCTAAGTTGTGTTCCAATCACTCGGAGTATATGTTCTTTGACTCCATTCACCCTTCCCTGGCTACCTACACTCACCTCGCTGGTTCTGCTTACTCTACCTTATCGAAGCTTCTTGATGCCTAA
- the LOC108840262 gene encoding exocyst complex component EXO70B2, which translates to MAEAGDENLYAAARDIARALGKDPSAAGDILQILSGYGATGNTSSNSRANASRVGGAYLNLDRSLNSLETQISSYIVEDRPIWSDPVDSRNFLDAVDELISMAGDMRSMAGDKSVAICLSRADELIQQVMFRFQEEFGYVMDRASESFDSDDEFSGEEDNDIGYGVQSQQVIVARPVTDYKIVIEPLQSSVIGDLNAIAVRMVAGGFGKECSRVYSSRRREFLEESLSRLHLRGLSMEEVQESPWQDLEDEIDRWIKAVTMVFRVFFPSERLLCDRVFSDLPVSSVTDLSFMEVCRGTTTQLLNFADAIALGSRLPERLFKVMDLYEAVQDLIPRMETLFSNKYCSPLKHEAVAIHKRLGEAVRGIFMELENLIRRDPPKTAFPGGGIHPITRYVMNYLRAACKSRQSLEQILDHTGNDAGSETRPLSVQLIWVLELLETNLEGKKRTYRDPPLCFLFMMNNGKYILDKATDNELGSILGEDWIVKHAAKLRQYHSNFLRSSWNQVVALLRTESPYLMLIENLKLFKARFDEVCLMQSQWVVTDEQLREELRSSIAGIVSPAYSSFVGRLKASPEINGRRGEPFIAYTVEDLELRIKGLFKER; encoded by the exons ATGGCTGAAGCAGGCGACGAGAATCTTTATGCAGCCGCCAGAGACATCGCCAGAGCTCTCGGCAAGGATCCTAGCGCCGCCGGCGATATCTTGCAGATTCTCTCCGGCTACGGCGCCACAGGAAACACAAGCAGCAACTCTCGAGCCAACGCATCCCGCGTCGGCGGCGCATACCTCAACCTTGACCGATCACTTAACTCCTTAGAGACACAGATCTCTAGCTACATCGTGGAGGATCGACCGATCTGGTCTGATCCCGTTGACTCGCGGAATTTTCTCGACGCCGTTGATGAGCTGATTTCGATGGCTGGAGACATGAGATCCATGGCCGGAGATAAATCAGTCGCTATATGTCTCTCCCGTGCCGATGAGCTGATTCAACAAGTGATGTTTAGGTTTCAGGAGGAGTTTGGTTATGTAATGGACCGAGCCTCCGAGTCGTTTGACTCTGACGACGAGTTCTCCGGTGAAGAAGACAACGACATAGGCTACGGTGTCCAAAGCCAACAG GTTATCGTTGCCCGTCCGGTGACTGACTACAAAATCGTGATCGAGCCGTTACAATCTAGCGTTATTGGCGATCTAAACGCGATCGCCGTGCGGATGGTCGCTGGTGGATTCGGGAAAGAGTGTTCACGAGTCTACAGCAGTCGACGGAGAGAGTTCCTAGAGGAGAGTCTATCGAGGTTACATCTGAGAGGTCTAAGTATGGAAGAAGTCCAAGAGTCTCCGTGGCAAGACCTTGAAGACGAAATCGACCGTTGGATCAAAGCCGTTACAATGGTGTTCCGCGTTTTCTTCCCTAGCGAGCGTCTTCTCTGCGACCGCGTTTTCTCCGATCTTCCCGTCTCATCCGTAACCGATCTATCCTTCATGGAAGTCTGTCGCGGGACGACCACACAGCTTTTGAATTTCGCAGACGCGATCGCTCTAGGGAGCCGTTTGCCTGAACGCTTGTTTAAGGTTATGGATTTATACGAAGCGGTTCAAGACCTGATTCCAAGAATGGAAACGCTGTTCTCTAATAAATACTGTTCGCCGCTGAAGCACGAGGCGGTTGCGATTCATAAACGGTTGGGCGAAGCGGTTAGAGGGATATTTATGGAGCTTGAGAATTTGATCCGTCGTGACCCTCCCAAAACCGCGTTTCCTGGCGGTGGGATTCACCCTATCACACGGTACGTGATGAACTATCTTCGTGCGGCGTGTAAATCGCGACAATCCTTGGAGCAGATCCTCGACCATACCGGGAACGATGCCGGATCAGAGACGAGACCTTTGTCCGTGCAACTCATATGGGTTTTGGAGTTGTTGGAGACTAACTTGGAAGGCAAGAAAAGAACGTACCGTGACCCGCCTTTGTGTTTCTTGTTCATGATGAACAATGGTAAGTATATTCTTGACAAGGCCACGGATAACGAGCTTGGTTCGATCCTAGGAGAAGACTGGATCGTCAAGCATGCAGCGAAGCTGAGGCAATACCACTCTAATTTCCTAAGGAGCTCGTGGAACCAGGTCGTGGCGTTGCTTCGGACCGAGAGTCCTTATCTTATGTTGATAGAGAATCTTAAACTGTTCAAAGCCCGGTTCGACGAAGTGTGTCTTATGCAATCTCAATGGGTTGTTACTGATGAGCAACTGAGAGAGGAGTTGAGAAGCTCCATCGCCGGCATTGTGTCTCCGGCGTACTCAAGTTTCGTCGGAAGATTGAAGGCGTCGCCGGAGATTAATGGGAGGCGTGGGGAGCCGTTTATTGCGTATACTGTTGAAGATTTGGAGTTGAGGATTAAGGGGTTGTTCAAAGAACGCTAA
- the LOC130509594 gene encoding shewanella-like protein phosphatase 1 — MTSFYLNSLLPLPPSHPQKLLEPSSSSSPPLSISTSNEAALKPIVINGDPPTFVSAPSRRIIAVGDLHGDLSKARDALQIAGVLSSDGKDQWVGEDTVVVQVGDILDRGEDEIAILSLLRLLDEQAKANGGAVFQVNGNHETMNVEGDFRYVDTRAFDECIDFLDYLEDYAQDWDKAFKNWIFESKQFKEDRKSSQTYWDQWNIVKRQKGVIARSVLFRPGGRLACELSRHGVILRVNNWVFCHGGLLPHHVAYGVERINREVSTWMKSSSDDEDSPEMPFIATRGYDSVVWSRLYSRETSDLNEYQIEQVSTILRDSLEAVGAKAMVVGHTPQLSGVNCEYGCGIWRVDVGMSSGVLDSRPEVLEIRGDKARVIRSNRDRLHELQVADYI; from the exons ATGACTTCCTTTTACCTCAACTCCTTACTTCCCCTTCCTCCTTCTCACCCCCAGAAACTTCTCGAaccctcttcttcctcctcaccTCCGTTGAGCATTTCCACCTCTAACGAAGCTGCTCTGAAACCGATCGTCATCAACGGAGACCCACCCACTTTCGTCTCTGCACCTTCTCGCCGTATCATCGCAG TTGGAGACCTTCACGGAGATCTGAGCAAAGCCAGAGATGCCCTTCAGATTGCCGGTGTCTTAAGCTCCGATGGAAAAGACCAATGGGTCGGCGAAGACACT GTAGTAGTTCAGGTGGGAGATATACTGGACCGTGGCGAGGATGAGATTGCAATACTCTCCTTATTGAGGTTACTTGATGAACAGGCCAAAGCCAACGGTGGAGCTGTTTTCCAG gTTAATGGGAACCATGAGACGATGAACGTTGAAGGAGATTTCAGATACGTAGACACGAGAGCATTTGATGAGTGTATAGACTTTCTCGACTACTTGGAGGACTATGCACAAGACTGGGACAAAGCTTTTAAGAATTGGATTTTCGAGTCAAAACAATTTAAAGAAGATAGGAAGAGTTCTCAGACCTATTGGGATCAATGGAATATAGTGAAG AGGCAAAAGGGAGTGATTGCAAGGTCGGTCCTTTTCAGACCAGGTGGTCGATTAGCATGTGAGTTGTCCCGTCATGGAGTTATTTTGAGGGTTAATAACTGGGTTTTCTGCCACGGTGGTCTCCTTCCTCACCACG TTGCATACGGCGTTGAGAGGATTAACAGAGAAGTCTCGACATGGATGAAGAGCTCTAGTGACGACGAAGACAGTCCTGAGATGCCATTCATTGCAACTCGGGGGTATGATAGTGTGGTCTGGAGCAGACTTTACTCAAGAGAGACCTCTGATCTGAATGAATATCAAATTGAACAG GTAAGTACAATTCTCCGGGACTCTCTCGAAGCTGTTGGTGCCAAGGCGATGGTGGTTGGACATACTCCTCAGTTATCAGGCGTAAACTG TGAATATGGTTGTGGCATATGGAGAGTTGATGTGGGAATGTCCAGTGGTGTTCTTGACTCTAGACCAGAG GTTCTTGAGATAAGAGGGGACAAAGCTAGAGTTATAAGGAGCAACCGAGACAGACTTCATGAACTTCAAGTTGCagattacatttaa
- the LOC108847275 gene encoding peptidyl-prolyl cis-trans isomerase CYP19-1: protein MANNPRVFLDIAVNFKTVGRIVIELFADTNPATAENFRALCTGEKGIGESGIPLHYKGSIIHSVNPGMMWLGGDITHGNGLRGESIYESIYGRDHQVTDSKFLRKHDRKGILSTLNLDEYVIGSQFMLLLTEFPTLDGYQFAFGQVVQGFDVISQVEQMVGDDLRYPFQPLTIADCGQLDEGGSISTMVGCSVPEHVHKMLKQLRAWQLKTAEMETILAMQTISYERGNRNFEIKESLALHKLFMVPCIQHSVPPESGGEGSSGPEEHSVAHAKEEEGDGLV, encoded by the exons ATGGCGAACAACCCTAGAGTGTTCCTCGATATTGCCGTGAACTTCAAAACTGTTGGTCGGATCGTGATAGAGCTCTTTGCCGACACGAACCCGGCGACGGCGGAGAACTTTCGGGCTCTGTGTACAGGCGAGAAAGGAATAGGGGAGTCTGGTATACCACTCCACTATAAGGGATCTATCATCCACTCAGTGAACCCAGGTATGATGTGGCTCGGAGGAGATATCACTCATGGGAACGGACTTCGAGGCGAATCGATCTACGAATCGATCTACGGCCGTGACCATCAAGTCACGGACAGTAAATTCCTAAGGAAGCACGACAGGAAAGGTATCCTCTCCACGCTCAACCTTGATGAATACGTCATCGGATCTCAGTTCATGCTCCTCTTGACGGAGTTTCCTACCCTCGATGGCTACCAGTTCGCATTTGGACAAGTTGTGCAAGGGTTTGATGTGATCAGTCAAGTTGAGCAGATGGTCGGAGATGATTTGCGCTACCCTTTCCAGCCTTTGACAATCGCCGACTGCGGTCAGCTTGATGAGGGTGGTTCTATCTCAACAATG GTAGGTTGTTCTGTCCCGGAACATGTTCATAAGATGCTCAAACAGTTGCGAGCTTGGCAACTGAAGACCGCCGAGATGGAGACTATACTGGCAATGCAGACTATTTCATATGAAAGGGGAAACCGCAATTTCGAGATAAAGGAGTCCCTTGCTCTGCACAAGCTGTTCATGGTACCTTGTATCCAGCACTCGGTGCCACCGGAAAGTGGAGGAGAAGGCTCCTCTGGTCCTGAAGAGCACTCTGTGGCACATGCAAAAGAAGAGGAAGGCGATGGTCTCGTTTAG
- the LOC108807066 gene encoding LOW QUALITY PROTEIN: uncharacterized protein LOC108807066 (The sequence of the model RefSeq protein was modified relative to this genomic sequence to represent the inferred CDS: inserted 1 base in 1 codon) has product MATEATTTSKFQEPDLRPVSQSPEFKPETAPHDGLRFWQFMIAGSIAGSVEHMAMFPVDTIKTHMQALRPCPLKPVGIRQAFRSIIQKEGPSALYRGIWAMGLGAGPAHAVYFSFYEVSKKFLLSDSTSSNSAAAHAVSGXFATVSSDAVFTPMDMVKQRLQMGEGTYRGVWDCVRRVMREEGFGAFYASYRTTVLMNAPFTAVHFATYEAAKKALVEISPERVVGGDEEGWLVHATAGAAAGGLAAAVTTPLDVVKTQLQCQGVCGCDRFTSGSISDVLKTIVKKDGYRGLVRGWLPRMLFHAPAAAICWSTYEGVKSFFQDFNGDPNIA; this is encoded by the exons ATGGCTACGGAGGCTACAACCACTTCCAAATTCCAAGAACCGGACCTCCGACCGGTCTCCCAATCACCCGAATTTAAACCGGAAACCGCTCCTCACGACGGTCTCCGGTTCTGGCAATTCATGATCGCCGGTTCAATCGCCGGCTCCGTCGAGCACATGGCGATGTTCCCCGTAGACACAATCAAGACCCACATGCAAGCCCTCCGTCCCTGCCCTTTGAAGCCCGTCGGGATCCGCCAGGCCTTCCGTTCGATCATCCAGAAGGAAGGACCTTCCGCTCTCTACCGCGGGATCTGGGCCATGGGCCTCGGCGCAGGCCCGGCCCACGCCGTTTACTTCTCCTTCTACGAGGTCTCCAAGAAGTTCCTCCTATCCGATTCAACTTCCAGCAATTCCGCCGCGGCGCACGCCGTCTCCG TGTTCGCGACCGTGTCGAGCGACGCGGTGTTCACGCCGATGGATATGGTGAAGCAGAGGCTGCAGATGGGTGAGGGGACTTACAGAGGGGTGTGGGATTGCGTGAGGAGGGTGATGCGTGAGGAAGGGTTTGGTGCGTTCTACGCTTCGTATAGGACGACGGTTCTGATGAACGCGCCTTTTACTGCTGTTCATTTCGCTACGTACGAGGCGGCTAAGAAGGCGTTGGTGGAGATTTCTCCGGAGAGGGTTGTTGGTGGTGATGAGGAAGGTTGGTTGGTTCATGCTACTGCGGGAGCGGCTGCTGGTGGTTTAGCGGCTGCTGTGACTACGCCGCTTGATGTTGTTAAGACTCAGTTGCAGTGTCAG GGTGTGTGTGGATGCGACCGCTTCACTAGTGGTTCAATCAGCGATGTACTTAAAACGATTGTGAAAAAAGATGGATATAGAGGACTTGTAAGAGGGTGGCTTCCGAGAATGCTCTTCCATGCTCCTGCAGCAGCAATCTGTTGGTCCACTTATGAAGGAGTCAAGTCTTTCTTTCAGGACTTCAATGGTGATCCAAACATTGCCTGA